The Papaver somniferum cultivar HN1 chromosome 3, ASM357369v1, whole genome shotgun sequence genome includes a region encoding these proteins:
- the LOC113361839 gene encoding WRKY transcription factor 71-like → MEETLSMIIHGCRLARELESNLANLTGQPNALSSSCNEILRVFEMSANHLNDLMMNRTMSNSSSMATMTSSSPLLLPALPPQLHHHPIVDYGEFSLFEPHAVVAARTSVPDNNNIQEWLRSSYSQALEQVQGHEDTGHHSSVGHLLSSNSIINMVEDHAYYLQKQQQYESNIESDPRKGIPAVAAQRARARKRKDGADKRTVRVAGPVMGNLEIPPDDGFTWRKYGQKEILGSSFPRGYYRCTHKSFYGCEAKKQVQRLDDDPNTFEVTYYGHHSCCNSSETSNNTIPCSSSSTMVPPHPYISTSTYMHLGESSSSAMSADGNLLRMMMAMTGTSTYATSTTTTITN, encoded by the exons ATGGAAGAAACCTTGTCGATGATCATCCATGGGTGCAGACTTGCTAGAGAACTTGAGTCGAATCTCGCAAACCTGACAGGACAGCCTAATGCTCTCTCCAGCTCTTGTAATGAGATACTAAGAGTATTTGAAATGTCTGCGAATCATTTGAATGATCTGATGATGAACAGGACGATGAGTAACTCTTCGTCAATGGCGACTATGACGTCATCTTCTCCTTTATTACTTCCTGCTCTTCCTCCTCAACTTCACCACCATCCAATTGTTGATTATGGTGAGTTCTCGTTGTTTGAACCGCATGCTGTTGTTGCTGCAAGGACAAGCGTGCCAGATAACAATAATATACAGGAATGGTTGAGGTCTAGTTACTCGCAGGCACTTGAACAAGTACAAGGTCATGAGGATACGGGCCACCATTCATCAGTAGGGCATTTATTGAGCAGTAATAGCATCATTAACATGGTAGAAGATCATGCGTACTATCTACAGAAGCAACAACAATATGAAAGTAACATAGAGTCAGATCCTCGCAAGGGTATTCCAGCAGTCGCTGCACAAAGAGCGCGCGCGCGGAAGAG AAAAGATGGAGCCGACAAGCGTACAGTGAGAGTAGCAGGTCCTGTCATGGGAAATTTGGAGATTCCACCAGACGACGGATTTACTTGGAGAAAGTATGGCCAGAAGGAGATTCTTGGCTCATCCTTCCCTAG AGGTTACTATAGATGCACTCACAAGAGCTTTTATGGCTGCGAAGCGAAGAAGCAAGTGCAGAGACTGGATGACGACCCTAATACATTTGAAGTAACGTATTATGGTCATCACTCTTGCTGTAACAGCAGCGAAACAAGCAACAACACGATACCATGCTCTTCTTCCTCTACAATGGTTCCTCCCCATCCGTACATCAGTACATCTACTTATATGCATTTGggagaatcatcatcatcagctatGAGTGCAGATGGTAATCTATTGAGGATGAT